From the genome of Arthrobacter sp. ERGS1:01:
TTGAAATCCTTGCCCAGGATGGAACTTACCTCGTGCCAGGCGCCGTCAAGGTCGCCACGGACCCACGCCTGCTCACCCGCAAGCGCCATGAACGGCAGGCTGGACTGCGACTCCACCCCGGCCAGTTTGCGCAACAACGGCCTCCACCGGTTCAACACCGCCTCGACGCTGGGAAGGTCCCCGCCCCACAGCAGCGAAAAGATCCGTGAGCGCAGCAGGTAGCCGTGAAAGGCCCGGGGCGGGGAAAGCGCCAGGATCCTCGTGAGCAATTCACCGGCCCGGGCCCAGTCGCCCCGGGCAAACAGCGGTTCGACGGCGTTGGAGGAGAGCAGGGCGCCCGTGGTGCGTTCCACGCCCAGTGCCCGGGCGCTCTCGATGCCGTCCTCGGCAACCCGGATGGACTCGTCGTAGAGGCCCATCAGGTGCAGGATGTCGGAGTAGTTGACCCGGAATCGCAGGAGCGCGTCGGCATCTCCCTCCGCCAGGGCCTCGGCGGCCTCGATGTCCTCCCGGCCGCCGGAGACGTCCCCGGACATAATCCGGGTGACGCCGCGCAAATTGGACGCGACGGAGCGCTCGGCCGGGTTGCCGATGGCCGTCGAAAGCTCAAGGGCCTCGGTGGCTACCTCGACGGCCAGGCCAAGATCGGCCTCCAACATGTAACGGGCCGCCAAACGGTTCAGGAGGGACGCGCGCAGATCTTCATCGGATCCCGGCGGGGTCAGCTCAAGGGCGCGGAGCAGCAGCGGGACCGAACCGGTTTGGGCGTTGAACGCCAGGTAGCGTGACTGGTCGGCCAGGAGCTTGGCGAGGGCCGGACCGGTGGCGCCGCCGTCGGCCACCGCCAGCCGGATCATGGCCAGGGACCGTTCGCCGTCGCCGGCCAGGTTGTGGGCCGAGGCAGTCCGGCCCATCAGGGCAAAGCGCGGCATGCCGGCCACCCCCTCGGCGTCGGCCACCCTGTCCCACAGGTCCAGGGCGCGCTCACCCATGCGCGCGGCCGTCGAATACGCGTAGCTGCATTCGGCGTCGCCCATCGCCGCGATGGAGGCCCCGAAGGACTTCTCCGGAACGTTGGCGGCATGCCAGTGGTAGGCGATTTCGGCCGAATCGCGGCGTGTGGTGGCGCCGTCCTCCATGACCTCGGCATAGCGGGTGTGGAATCTGGTGCGTTCGCCGGGGAGCAGGTCGGCGTGGATCGCCTCCCGGAGCAACGCATGGCCAAATGCGTAGCAGCTCCCGTCAAGGTGCAGCAGGTTGGCGTGCAATGCCCCACGGGCGGCGGAATCGAAGTCCGCCGCGGCCCGGTCGTAGGCCCCCAGCGCCTGGGGGTGCGGCACGCTGACACCCCCGGCGGCGACGACGCGCAGGAAGTACTGGACGGGCTCGTCCAGGCGCTCATACCGGGCCAGGAGCAGGTCCCGCAGGTTGGTAGGCAGCTCCCCGGCCGCCTCGACGTCGCCGAGCCCCAGCAGCTCCTCCACGAAGAACGGGATTCCGTCACTGCGCATGTAGACGTTTTCCACGAGCCCGTAGCTTGCCATGCGCCCCGTGATGGCCTCGATCTGGCTGCGCACGTGGTCCTTGTCCAACCGCCCGAGCCGGATGTTCTTGGCAAAGCGGCCGCGTTCGACCTCGGAGAGGAAGTCACGCAGCGGATGGCCGCGACCGACGTCGTCGCTGCGGTAGGTCAGGGCCAGCAGGAACTTCCCGCCGCCGAAGGCACGCAGGATGAAGCGGAGCACGGCCAGGGTGGCGTCGTCTGCCCAGTGCAGGTCCTCAATGACGACGACGGTCGGCTGGGTGGCGCTGGCATGCTCGAGGATCGTGGCGACCACTTCAAGGATCCGGTTGCCGTTGGGCCGCCCGCCCGGTCCCGGCCCAATCTCGGGCAGGAGCAGGGACAGGGCGTCGCCGCCCGGCCCGGCGAAGTCGACCACGGCCTCCAAACCCACCTGGGTGGCCAGGGACCGCAACACCGCCGTGATGGGTGCGTAGGGCGGTGCCAGCTGGCCCAGGTCCACGCACTGGCCGGTGATGATGCGGGTTTCCGCGGGAACGCCGGCCACGAACTCGTGCAGCAGGCGTGTCTTGCCCAGCCCCGCCTCGCCGCCAATGACCACAGCCTGGGGAGAGCCTGCGGCCGCGAGCCCGTAGGAGTCGTTGAGGGCACGTAGCTCGTCGTCGCGGCCGATCATTCGGGCGCTTGCCTGCGGGGTTTGCATCATCCAATCCTGCCACGCCTGGCCCTGTCCGCGGGGTCCCGGCACCTGCACGATCGCCTCAGCCCATGGGGTGCTGCCGTGCAGGGCCGGGGCTTGGTGGAACGTGCGGGTCCACGCCCGGTGCCAGCGCCCGGGCGTCACGCGGGCCCGTTGGTTGTTTGCCTTGATTTCCGCCAGGAGCCTGCGCCGTTGCGCGGCAAGCTGCAGTTCGGTGTCGCGTTGCCGGGCGATCGTCAGCACCATGAAGTCGTTCATTGTCCTCATCCCTTTCCTTGGATGACTCCATTTTTGTCCGGGCGGGGGTGTGCCAACATCGGGTGCTTGACCTATCTTTTGCCGTATCCCGGCGGGCTAAGGCACCCCGGCAGCCTAAGGCGCCTTAGGCCCGTGGGCACAAAAAAGTGGGGCCCCGGAAAATCCGGGGCCCCACTGTGTCGTGCGTGCAATCAGTCGACGGGGACCGGCGCCTTTTCGGTCAGGCGGGCGGTTTCGTCGTGCCACATCGAAGACAACGGCTTGAGCGAGGCTTCAACGGCGCGGGCGTGGTGACCGCAGAACAGAAGCTCGCCGCCGGAGGATTCCAGCACAACCCGGACGTACGCTTGTGCGCCGCAACGGTCGCAACGATCCATCGTGTTCAGCTCGGGGCTGGCAATGGCGGTGGTAGTCATGATGGCCTCCTTTGTAAGATCTTGGTACCCATATAACCATTATTCGTAGCGGTTCCATCCTTGGATGGCCCCACTTTCGCTTACCGCGTAGCTGTGGCGCCCGGCACGCCTGTCAGCGGCCGCATGGTTGACGCGTTAACCTTGAGTGGGCGCCCAATGACCGCCCGTCCCCATCGCAGACCCACCGTCACAAGGAGCACGCCAGCCGTGGCACGAATGAATTCCGACTACAACGCCCGCCACCTTTCCGTCCTGGAGGGTTTGGAAGCGGTTCGGAAGCGCCCCGGCATGTACATCGGCTCCACCGACTCCCGCGGCCTCATGCACTGCCTGTGGGAGATCATCGACAACTCCGTCGATGAGGCGCTTGCCGGCTACGGCCAAAACATCCTGGTGATCCTGCACAAGGACAATTCCGTCGAGGTGCACGACGACGGCCGCGGCATTCCCGTCGACGTCGAACCCAAGACGGGCCTCACCGGCCTGGAGGTGGTGCTGACCAAGCTGCACGCCGGCGGCAAGTTCGGCGGCTCCTCCTACGCCGCCTCGGGCGGCCTGCACGGTGTGGGCGCCAGCGTGGTCAACGCCCTCTCGGCCCGCATGGATGCCCAGGTGGACCGCGGCGGCAAGACCTACCAGATGAGTTTCCGGCGCGGCGAGCCCGGCCACTTCAAGGACTCGGGCAGGACCCTGAGCCCCACCGTGGACTTTGAACCGTTCATCGAGAATTCAAGCCTTGACATTGTCGGCACCACCAAGCGCGGCGTCACCGGCACCCGGATCCGGTACTGGGCCGACCGGCAGATCTTCACGGCCGACGCCAAGTTCTCCTACGACGAACTCTCCGCCCGCGCCCGCCAGACCTCGTTCCTTGTGCCGGGGCTGAAGATCACCGTCCGCGACGAACGCCGGCTCCCCGGCACGCCGGGGGAGTTCGCCGCACACGAGGAAGTGTTCCACCACGACGGCGGCCTGTCCGAGTTCGTGGACTTCCTGGCCGTGGGCGGGGCCGTGACGGACATTTGGCGGCTCCAGGGCCACGGTTCCTTCACCGAAACCGTGCCCGTGCTCAACGCCGAGGGCCACATGGAAAGCACCGCCGTGGCCCGCGACTGCGAGGTGGACATCGCGCTACGCTGGGGCGTCGGCTACGACACCACGATGCGCAGCTTCGTGAACATCATCGCCACCCCCAAGGGCGGCCGGCACCAGGAAGGTTTCGAGCAGGCCCTGCTCAAGACGTTCCGCAAGGTCATCGAGACCAACGCCCGCAAGCTCAAGGCCGGCAACGACAAGATCGAAAAGGACGACGTCATGGCCGGCCTGACGGCCGTGCTGACAGTGCGCCTGGCCGAGCCCCAGTTCGAGGGCCAGACCAAGGAAATCCTGGGCACCCCGGCCGTGAAGAACATCGTGGCCAAGGTGGTGGAGAAGGAGCTGAAGGCGAAGCTCGAATCCACCCAGCGCGCCGACAAGGCGCAGGCCGCCACGCTGCTGGAAAAAGTGGTGTCCGAGATGAAATCGCGCATCTCCGCCCGCGTCCACAAGGAAACCCAGCGCCGAAAGAACGCCCTGGAGACCTCCTCGCTGCCCACCAAGCTGGCGGACTGCCGCAGCAGCGACGTCAAGAAGAGCGAACTGTTCATCGTCGAGGGTGACAGCGCGCTTGGCACCGCCAAGCTGGCGCGCTCCTCCGACTTCCAGGCGCTGCTGCCCATCCGCGGGAAGATCCTCAACGTCCAAAAAGCGTCGGTGGGGGACATGCTGGCCAACGCCGAATGCGCCGCGCTCATCCAGGTGGTCGGCGCCGGTTCGGGCCGCAGCTTCGACCTGGAGGCCGCCCGTTACGGCAAGGTGATCCTGATGACCGACGCCGACGTCGACGGCGCCCACATCCGCACCCTGCTGCTGACGCTGTTTTTCCGCTACATGCGCCCCATGATCGATGAAGGGCGCGTGTTTGCGGCCGTCCCGCCGCTGCACCGGGTGGAGGTGGTCAACGCCGGAGCCAAACCCAACGAGATGGTCTACACCTACTCCGAGAAGGAGCTCCACACGCTCCTGGCCAAGCTGGAGAAAACGAACAAGCAGTACAAGAAGCCGATCCAGCGCTACAAGGGCTTGGGTGAGATGGACGCCGAACAGCTGGCCGAAACCACCATGGACCCGCGCCACCGCATGCTGCGCCGGGTCACCAGCGCCGACGCCGACCGTGCCGAGCACACCTTCGAGCTGCTCATGGGCTCCGACGTGGCACCGCGCAAGGAATTCATCGTGGCCGGCAGCGAGTACCTCGACGCCGACCGCATTGACGCGTAATCCCCGCCGCTAGGGCAGGATGCCGGGCACGATCAACAGGGCCGTCGGCAAAGCCAGCACCAGCACGGCGCCGGCCACGATCAGGGCCTGGGGTCCGGTGCCCAGGGCGGGCGTTGGGTTAAGCAACCGGCCCAGCCGGGCAGACGTCGTCGCCGGAGTGTCAATCTTGTCCGCATCCCCGCCCACCAGCGCCGCGGCGGGCAGCTGGGCCGAACCGCTGGCCACCAGCGCGATCGCCGTGACCAGGGTGGACTTGCTCACCGAACGCAGGGCGACGTCGTCGGCCATGATCTCGATCAGCGAGGACACGGCCCGCTGGGCCAGCTTGGAGGTGGGCAGCCACGGCAGGGCCGACCGCCAGGCGGCGAAGGCCCACAGCAACAGGTGATGGCGTTGGGCCAGGTGGGTTTCCTCGTGCAGCAGCACGGCCCGCAGCTCCTCCTCGGACAGGAGCGTCATGAGCCCGTCGGAGAGCACCGTGACGGAGCGGGAACCGCCCGGCAGGCAGTAGGCGACGGGCGCTTCGTGGCTAATGACCAGGGTGTCCGGCCGGTCGCTGGAGGGGGAGCTGAGCAGGTGCAGCAGTTCGCGGTGGCGGCGGCGCTGGCGGTTGATGCGGAAGTAGGTCAGCCACAGCGTGAACAACAGGTGTGCCGTGAGCAGGGCGGCGGCGCTGAGCGCAAACGCGTGGGTGATGCCCAGAGTGTCCAGGGACTCCTGGCCCAGAGCCACCTCGACGAGCCCGTGCAGCCCCTCAACAAGGTTCGCCCCGAGCGGGACCAGGCCGTAGCAGAGCATGGCGCCGATCATGGAAAGCCCACCGGCAAGGGCTATGGACTGCCACAGCACCATCGCCGCGAACGGTGCGCGCGCCGGCCAGTGCGCGCGCGAAAGGAAGACGGGCACCGGCCACGCAAGGGCGACGGCCAGGCCCGCAAGGAACCACGAGGTCCAAAACATATAAGCAAATCTACCGTGTCGGGACGGCCGGTACTGCGGCCCGGCTAGTGCCCGAGCAGCTTGCGCAGGGTCTCGGCCTCGCCCTCGCTGACGGTGCCGATGAAGCGTGCCAGGACCGCCTCCCGGTCCGGCGCCGAGCCCAGCACCTCGAGCATGAGCTCGGCCGTGTGGTCGGCGCGGCTCGTGACGGCGCGGTAGCGGTGCGGGCGGGAGGAACGCTCACGTTCCACCAGCCCCTTCTTCTCCAGCCGCGAGAGCACCGTCAGGACGGTGGTGACGGCCAGCGGCCGGGAATCGGCCTCGGTTGAGGACGGCCGCTGCGAGAGCAGGTCACGCAGGATGTTGGCCGTAATGGCCTCCTGGTGCTCCCACAAGAGATCCATCACGGCCCGTTCAAGGTCCCCAAGAGTCGCCATGTCAGATCCTTCCCCACTGTCTTTCTTGTTGCCGTACTTCATCAAAAGTCTGTCCGGCACGAACGGCCCGACCCTAAACTGTGGGTCAGGCGACGTTTTGCCGTTACGACAAATGTACAGGTTTTGACAGCAATGTTCTACACGGGGTAGAACTTGAACTTCTACATGTTGTAGAAAGTTTCTTGGGGCTCGGCGCCTATACGCGGATTGAGGGAAGTTGATGGAAGCTCTGGACATTGCCCGGTGGCAGTTCGGAATCGTCACGGTGTACCACTTTTTGATGGTTCCGCTGACGATCGGGCTCGGCACGCTGGTGGCCATCATGCAAACCACCTGGCTGCGCACGGGCAAGGAGGAATACCTGCGCATGACGAAGTTCTGGGGGAAACTCTTCCTCATCAACTTCATCATGGGTGTCGCCACGGGCATCGTGCAGGAATTCCAGTTCGGCATGGCATGGAGCGAATACAGCCGCTTCGTGGGCGACGTCTTCGGCGCCCCGCTGGCCATGGAGGCGCTGCTCGCGTTCTTCGTCGAATCAACCTTCCTGGGCCTGTGGATCTTCGGCTGGAAGAAACTGCCCGCCAAAATCCACCTGGCCTGCCTGTGGATCGCCGTCTGTGGCTCCATCGTCTCCGCCTACTTCATCCTTGTCGCCAACTCCTGGATGCAGCACCCCGTGGGCGTTGAAATGCACAACGGCCACCCCCAGATGGTGGACGCCTGGGCCGTCTTCACGAACAACACCGCCCTCGTGGCCTTCTTCCACACCATCACCGGCGCCCTGGCCGTTGCCGGCGCCTTCCTGCTCGGCATCGCCTGGTACCACCTGTGGCGCCGCCGCCACGACGGCATCGACACCGTAGACGCGAACGGACGCGTGGTGGTGGGGGAGTCGGCCACCATCCCGGGCAGGGACAAGAAGGACCACTCCCTGTGGATCAAGTCCCTACGGATCGGCGCCGTGGTGGCGATCATCGGCTTTGGCGGCTCCGCGATCTCCGGGGACCTCTCCGGCAAGCTCATGTTTGAACAGCAGCCCATGAAGATGGCCGCCGCCGAGGCCGCCTGCCACGACGGCACCAGCTTCTCGGTGCTGTCGATCGGCAACCTCAGCAGCCGCAACTGCGACGACGTCAAGGCCGTCATCGAGATCCCCGGCCTGCTCTCCTTCCTGGCCCACAGCGACTTCACGACCGACGTCAAGGGCGTCAACACGCTGGTGCCCGAATACCAGGCCAAATACGGCACCAACCTGCCCGACAACCCCATCTACGGCAGCCGCGCCGGCCAGGCCATCAACTACGTGCCCGTCATGCCCGTGACCTACTGGGGCTTCCGCATGATGATCGGCTTTGGCGGGCTTGCCGCCCTGGCCGCGGCCGTGGCGCTCTACGCCACCCGCAAGGGGACCGTGCCGCGCCCCAAATGGCTCATGCGACTGGCCCTGGTGGGCATCCTGGCCCCGTTCGGCGCCAACGCGGCCGGCTGGATCTTTACCGAAATGGGCAGGCAGCCATTCGTGGTGGCGCCCAACCCGTCGATGAGCGGCATCGACCAGGTGTTCATGTTCACCGCGGCCGCCGTCTCGCCCGGCGTTTCGGCAGGGGAGCTGATCTTCTCCGTCGCGGCCCTGGGCACCGTGTACGCCGTGCTGCTGGTGGTGGAGGTGGTATTGCTGACCAAGTACATCCGCGGCGGCGCCGTTTCCGCCATGCCGGAGCTGGCCCATCCGCCCAAGGGTCCCGCTGACGGGGCCGACGACGACGCCACCGGCGATGACGGGAAGGCCGGCGACGATGTCCTTGCCTTTGCCTACTGAGCCCACCGCCAACCCCGCGCCGACCCGCTGGATTTAAGGACTACCCATGGACTTCCTCCCCACCCTGTGGTTCATTCTCATCGCCGTGCTGTGGACCGGCTACCTGTTCCTTGAGGGCTTCGACCTCGGCGTCGGCATGCTCATGAAGACCTTCGCCCGGGATGAAAAGGAGCGCCGGCTCCTGCTGAACACGGTTGGACCGGTGTGGGACGGCAACGAGGTGTGGCTGCTGACGGCCGCCGGAGCCACCTTCGCAGCGTTCCCGTTCTGGTACGCATCCTTGTTCTCCTCCCTGTACATTCCGCTCGTGTTCGTACTCCTGGCCCTGATCTTCCGGGCCGTGGCCTTCGAATACCGCGGCAAGGTGCACGCAGACAGGTGGCGGACCGCCTGGGACTGGGCCATCGCGCTGGGCTCCTTCGTAGCCGCATTCGGCATCGGCGCCATGCTGGGCCTGACCACCACGGGCCTGCCGCTGAACGCCAACGGCGACCGCGTGGGCGGGCCGTTCGCCTGGTTCACCTGGTACGCCGTGCTGGGCGGGCTCGCCGTGGTGTGCTTTGCCCTGGTCCACGCCGCAGCGTTCCTGGCCCTGAAGACCGACGGCGCCGTGCGCCTCCGTGCCCGCCGCCTCGTGGGGCGGTGGCTCCCGCTGGGACTGCTGCCGCTGGCCGCTTGGGCCGTGTCCGTGGCCGTGATGAACGGCAAATGGTTCAGCTGGCTGTTGATCGGTGTCGCCGTCGTAGCCGCCGCGGCATCCTGGCTGGCCAACCGGCGGGACCGGGAGGGCTTCAGCTTCCTGGCCATGGGCGTGTTCCTGGTGGTGGGCAGTGCCGCCATCTTCAGCGCCGTGTTCCCCGTGGTGCTGCCCTCAACGCTCAACGACGCCTGGAACCTGACGGTGTCCAACGCCTCGTCCTCCCCATATACGCTGCGCCTCATGTCCATCGTGGCGGCCGTCGGCGTGCCGCTCGTGCTGGCCTACCAGGCATGGACGTACTGGATCTTCCGCAAGCGCATCTCCGTGGCGAACCTGCCCGAACCGCACGACTTTGCCGCCGCCGTCGCCCCCGGAGGGAACGCCTAGCATGAGCCCGCGCCCCGCCATCCCCGCCGGCAAACGCACCCGCCGGGCCCTGGCCGGCCTGGCGGCACTCGCGGCCCTGAAGGCCGTGGCCCTGGTGCTGATCATGGCAGCCCTGGCCCACGCCCTGGCCCGTTGGGCCGGCGGCGCCAACCCGGACGCCGTCAGGCTCGCCGTGCAAGGCGGAGTGGGCGCGCTGTTGTTGGGCGGTGCCGTGTGGGGCCAGCAAATCCTGGCCCGCCGCGCCGCCCTCGGCACCAAGGAGGAATTGCGCGCTAAACTCATCGCCCACCGGCTGAGCCCGCGCGGACTGGCCGGGAGCCGGGGCGACGTCGGCGCCGAGGGCATGCTGGCCAGCCGCGGCCTGGACGGCCTGGACGACTACTTCACCGCCTACCTGCCGGCGCTCGTCAGCTGCGCCGTGCTGCCGCTCATGCTGGGCGTGCAAATCCTCATCTCCGACTGGGTCAGCGCACTCATCGTGGTCCTCACCGTCCCCCTGGTGCCGGTGTTCATGATCCTGATCGGCTTCCACACCCAGGAACGGGTGGAACTGGCCGCCAAGGGGCTCGACCGGCTCTCCAACCACCTGCTGGAACTGGCCCGCGGGCTGCCCGTATTGGTGGGCCTGCGCCGCGCCGGCGCCCAGCGCAAGGCGCTCGCCGACGTGTCCGAACGCTACCGCAGCTCCACCATGGCCACACTGCGCACGGCATTCCTGTCCTCCATGGCGCTGGAATTGATCAGCACCATCTCCGTGGCCGTGGTGGCCGTGTTCATCGGCGTGCGGCTGGTCTACGGGGACATGCCGCTGGAAGCCGGGCTGCTGGCCCTCATGCTGGCCCCCGAATGCTTCCGGCCGCTGCGCGAGGTGGGCGCCGCCCACCATGGCAGCGAGGACGGCGTCGAGGCGCTGCGCCGGGTCAATGAAATCCTTGCCGACGGGGCGGCTACCGACGTGCCCGCCACGTTCGACGCTGGCAATCCGGTTGTCGCGGCCGCTCACCTGGCCGTGAGCTACCCGGACCGGACCGAACCGGCGCTCGCCGACTTCTCTGCCTCCGTCGAGCCCGGCGGCGTGCTGGTCCTGGACGGTGCCAGCGGCACGGGAAAGTCAACGGCCCTTGCAGCCTTCGCCGGAGTCCTGTCAGGCAGCGGCGCCGGTCTGTCCGGCGAACTGCGGCCGGCCCGCCCGGGCACCGCCGTGTGGGTGGCCCAGCATCCGGCCTTCACCGAGGACACCGTCGCAGCCGATGTTGCGCTCTACGCGGCCGGCCCCGCCGGAATTCCCGTCCCCGAGACCGTTGTCGCGGACGCGCTGGTCCGCGTCAACGCCGCACACCTGGCGGGCCGGTCACCGTGGGATTGCAGCCCGGGGGAACTGCGCCGCGTGGCCGTGGCCCGGGCGCTGGCCCGCATAGCGGCCGATCCCGCCTTCGACGTGGCCCTCCTGGACGAGCCCACCGCCCACCTTGACCCGGAATCCGCCGACGCCGTCCGCCGGGCCCTGGCCGCACTCCGCGGCACCGTGGCCCTGGTGGTGGCCACCCACGACACCGTGCTGGCCGCCCTTCTTCGCGGCGAAACGGCGCCCGCGCAGTCCCACGGCGCGCAGTCCCACCCCGCCACCGTGGAGCCCCTACCGGACTCACAGGGGTCCGCGCAAGAGTCCGCAGCCCCGTCCTCAGCCGACCAGAACGGCACCGAGACCGGGCCCGCACGGTTCAAATGGTCCTGGCTGCGGCAGTTGCCGTGGCGCTCGCCGCGGTTTGCGGCCGGCGTCATCGTTTCCGCCTTGGCGACCCTAAGCGCCGCCGCCTTGTCCGGGGTCTCCGGCTGGCTGATCGTGTGGGCCGCCGACCGCCCGCCCATGCTGTACCTCATGACGCTCATTGTTGGCGTCCGAGCCTTTGGCTTGGGCCGCTCCGTGCTGCGGTACTGCGAGCGGCTCCTCACGCACGACGCCGTGTTCCGCTGGGCCGCCGGGCTGCGCCTGAAGCTGTGGGACGCGCTGGGCTCGAACGTCCGCCACTGGGGCAGGCTGACCCGCTCCGGCGGCTCGCTGGGCACGCTCGTGGCCGACGTCGACGAACTCCGCGACGCCCTGCCGCGCGCCGTGGTGCCGATCCCGGCCGCCGCCATCTCCTTCCTGGCCGTGCTGGCCGCCGTTCTCTGGCTGGCTCCGCCGGCCACCGGCGTGGTGGTGGTCCTGGGCGTGCTGGCCCTGCTGGTGCTGCCTGTGGTGGTCTTCCGCTCACAACGCCGGGCCTCCGCCGCTGCCGCCCTGCACCGCTCCTGGCTGGCCGGCCGGGCCACCACCTTGCTGTCCGCGGCCGGGCAGCTGTCCGCCAACGGCGTGGGGGAGGCGCAGGCGGCTGACTTTGCCCGCCGTGACCTGGCCGTCTCCGCCCCGCTGCGCCGGCTGGCCTGGTCCAACGGGCTGGGACAGTCGGCCGTGTCCGTGCTGACCTCATTGGCGGCCGTTGCCGTCACGGCGGCCGCGATCGCCGCCGGGATCGACCCGCGCGCCGCGGCCGTGGCGGCCCTGCTCATGCTGGCCCTCGCCGAACCCCTGGGCCAGTACGTTGACGCCGTGGCCGAGCTTCCCGTGCTGGGCGCCATGCTGGCCCGCACCATGCCGCTGCTGGACGCCCCGCCCACCGTGGGTGCCGGAGCTGCACGGGACGGAGCCGTGCTTGAGGGTGCAGGGGCAGACGCCACCACCGAGGTGGAAACGCTGCGGCTGGACAACGTCACGGCCCGCTACCCGGACGCTGCTGAGCCCGTCTTCACGGGCATCAGCGGGGGCACAAGCCGCGGGCAGTGGTGGTCCGTGACCGGGCCGTCGGGCTCCGGGAAATCCACCCTCCTGGCCGTATTGCTCGGCTTCCTCGCCCCGGAGGCGGGACGGTACACGCTCAATGACACAGCCGCGAACGCGGAGACGCTGCGGAACATCGCCTGGTGCCCGCAGGAGGCCTACCTGTTCAACTCCACCCTGCGCGGAAACCTGGCGCTGGCCCGTCCGGCCACGTCGCCGCCGGACGACGCCGAACTTGAGTCAGTCCTGGAAACCGTGGGCCTGGGCCCTTGGTTGGCCGGCCTGCCGGACGGCTTGGAAACCCGTGTGGGCCCCGGCGGGCACTCGCTCTCCGGCGGGCAGCGCACCCGGGTGGCCGTGGCCCGCACGCTCGTGGCCGGCGCCGGCGTCGTGCTGCTCGATGAACCCACGGCACACTTGGGCGCCGACGAGGCCGTGGAGCTGGTCGTGGAGCTGCGCGGTGCCCTCAAGGACGCCGCCGTGGTGCTCGTGACGCACGATTCCGCCCTGGCTGCGGAGGGTGACACCCGCCTGGTGCTTGAATCTCGACAGGCCGTCACCGCCGATTCCGTGGTGCGGGCAGGGGCCGGCGTTTAGGCTGGGGGAATGACGAACCAGGCCCCCATCGCCCTGCCCGCCGCCGACGGACTGTACTTCCGGCCGCTTTCGGAAGCCGATCTCCAAGGGTGGCTGGAGCTCGTGGTGCGCATCGCCGAGGCCGAGAAGGCGCCCTGGCACGACCAGCGCTCGGACCTGGTGGAGGTGCTGGAATCGGAGCAGGACCCGGTGGCCGAGAACACCCTGATTGGCGTCGATACCGACGGCGCGCCCCGGGCCTATGGATTCGTGGCCAAGAACCCCGCCTCCGCCTACGGCTATGCCTTTGGCGGCGTCGACCCCACCTGGCAGCGGCGGGGGATCGGCAGGGCGGTGCTGGCCTGGCAGGAGGCGCACGTGCGCCGGCGCTGTGCGGCCGACGGCAGCGAAACCCCCATGGTGCGCACGTACACCGAGGAGGGCAACCCCGCCCGCAACGCCCTGCTGACCAGTGCCGACTACGGCATCGTGCGGTATTTTTCGGAGATGCTGCGCCCGCTGACGGACGCCCCCGAGGTCCGGGAGGCGCACGGCATCCGGCTCGTGCCGTTCACCCCCGAGCTGGCCGAACCCGTCAGGCTCGCCCACAACGAGGCGTTCACCGACCACTGGGGCTCGGCGCCGCGCAGCGAACAAAAATGGGCTTTCCTGCTCAAACACGAGGACCTGCGCCCCGACTGGTCGGCCGTGGCGCTCGACGCCGCCACGGGCGAGGTTGCCGGCTACCAGCTCTCCATGTACGACCCCGAACGGTTTGCCAGGGAGGGCCGCCGGGAGGGCTACACGGAGATCCTCGGCGTCCGGCGCGCGTGGCGGGGCCGCGGCATCGCCCAGGCCCTGCTG
Proteins encoded in this window:
- a CDS encoding GNAT family N-acetyltransferase: MTNQAPIALPAADGLYFRPLSEADLQGWLELVVRIAEAEKAPWHDQRSDLVEVLESEQDPVAENTLIGVDTDGAPRAYGFVAKNPASAYGYAFGGVDPTWQRRGIGRAVLAWQEAHVRRRCAADGSETPMVRTYTEEGNPARNALLTSADYGIVRYFSEMLRPLTDAPEVREAHGIRLVPFTPELAEPVRLAHNEAFTDHWGSAPRSEQKWAFLLKHEDLRPDWSAVALDAATGEVAGYQLSMYDPERFAREGRREGYTEILGVRRAWRGRGIAQALLADAMARYKAAGMDHASLDVDTENPSGALGLYEFLGYRPLRRSMAWDKVL